A genomic window from Clostridium cylindrosporum DSM 605 includes:
- a CDS encoding MFS transporter: protein MQKTIKEQRMELLILLSNIFIVFLGVGLVIPVMPAFMNSMNLSGKTMGYLISAFATAQLIMSPFAGSWVDRYGRKRIIVIGLVVFSISELIFALGTHVSMLYISRCLGGISAAFIMPGVTAYIADITSIENRPKAMGYMSAAISTGFIIGPGISGFVAGYGIRMPFFVASAVGFLAFISSIFFLRETLSKEQIRENSLAVKEGNFISDMKKSLNPVYLVAFIIVFVLAFGLSAYETVFTLFSDHKFGFTPRDIAQIITISAIFGAIVQISMFGKIVNVIGEKRLIQLCLIIGGILAVVSTVISSYIVILIVTCLIFLAFDLLRPALTTFLSKAAQKEQGFVAGMNSTYTSLGNIAGPAMAGVLFDININYPYLLAAVVMVIGLCISVMWKENRLMES from the coding sequence TAATATATTTATTGTATTTCTAGGGGTAGGACTCGTTATTCCTGTTATGCCAGCTTTTATGAATAGTATGAACTTATCAGGGAAAACAATGGGTTATCTTATTTCCGCATTTGCTACGGCACAGCTAATTATGTCGCCATTTGCAGGAAGTTGGGTAGACCGTTATGGTAGAAAGAGAATTATCGTTATTGGACTTGTTGTATTTAGTATTTCGGAACTTATTTTTGCTCTAGGTACTCATGTATCAATGCTTTATATATCAAGATGTTTAGGAGGAATAAGTGCCGCCTTTATTATGCCAGGGGTTACTGCATATATTGCGGATATCACATCAATTGAGAATCGCCCAAAAGCCATGGGTTATATGTCAGCTGCTATTAGCACTGGATTTATTATAGGACCAGGTATTAGTGGTTTTGTTGCAGGGTATGGTATACGAATGCCTTTCTTTGTTGCATCAGCTGTTGGCTTTTTAGCATTTATTTCATCGATATTTTTCCTAAGGGAGACTTTAAGCAAGGAACAGATTAGAGAAAATTCTTTAGCTGTGAAAGAAGGAAACTTTATAAGTGATATGAAAAAGTCACTTAATCCAGTTTATCTTGTTGCCTTTATCATTGTATTTGTACTTGCTTTTGGTTTATCAGCCTATGAAACTGTTTTTACACTATTTTCTGATCACAAGTTTGGTTTTACCCCAAGGGATATTGCTCAAATTATCACTATAAGTGCAATTTTTGGTGCTATAGTTCAGATATCTATGTTTGGCAAGATAGTTAATGTAATTGGTGAAAAGAGATTAATCCAATTATGTCTGATTATTGGAGGGATACTTGCAGTGGTGTCTACTGTGATTTCTAGTTATATTGTTATATTAATAGTTACTTGTCTAATCTTTTTAGCATTTGACTTGCTTCGTCCAGCATTAACCACGTTTTTATCAAAGGCTGCACAGAAAGAGCAAGGATTTGTTGCTGGAATGAACTCAACTTATACTAGTTTAGGTAATATTGCAGGTCCTGCAATGGCGGGAGTGCTATTTGATATAAATATTAATTATCCTTATCTTTTAGCTGCTGTGGTTATGGTTATTGGTCTTTGCATTTCAGTTATGTGGAAAGAAAATCGATTAATGGAATCTTAA